Proteins from one Nitrosopumilus sp. genomic window:
- a CDS encoding TATA-box-binding protein, which produces MPQTKPIVSVENVVASASVDQKIDLIEITEKFPDTEYHPEQFPGLVFRLANPRTATLIFRTGKMVCTGAKSEEMSIKAVNTVVQKLRKGKIKIKKDAVITVQNIVAAINLGGKIHLEKAARTLPRSMYEPEQFPGLIHRMLDPKTVILLFASGKLVCTGAKKESDVYRSVHNLHALLEEKDLMIYDQ; this is translated from the coding sequence ATGCCTCAAACAAAGCCTATTGTTAGTGTTGAGAACGTAGTTGCATCTGCATCAGTTGATCAAAAAATTGATCTTATTGAAATTACAGAAAAATTTCCCGATACAGAATATCATCCAGAACAATTTCCTGGACTAGTTTTTAGATTAGCAAATCCAAGAACAGCAACATTAATTTTTAGAACAGGGAAGATGGTATGTACTGGTGCTAAATCAGAAGAGATGTCCATTAAAGCTGTAAACACAGTTGTTCAAAAACTAAGAAAGGGAAAAATCAAAATAAAAAAAGATGCAGTGATCACAGTTCAAAATATTGTTGCAGCCATTAATTTGGGTGGAAAAATTCACCTGGAAAAAGCAGCAAGAACCTTGCCACGAAGTATGTATGAACCAGAACAGTTTCCTGGACTAATTCACAGAATGCTTGATCCAAAAACTGTAATTTTGTTATTTGCCTCAGGAAAATTAGTATGTACAGGTGCTAAAAAAGAATCGGATGTATATCGTTCGGTTCATAATTTACATGCATTATTAGAAGAAAAGGATTTAATGATTTATGATCAGTGA
- a CDS encoding ASCH domain-containing protein yields the protein MKCLSVAQPFADLIISGEKTIELRNWSTNFRGEFLIHSPLKIRRDDCIRLKMDKKFVTGAIIGKAEIYDIKKYNSLKEIKLDKKFHLSSKKFQNKTYGFMLRNPKSFRIPVPQKGQLGLFDFKIPKIKNRDIITDIMDKEHSYQLIGHH from the coding sequence TTGAAATGCCTTTCTGTGGCTCAGCCATTTGCAGATTTAATTATTTCAGGTGAGAAAACCATTGAATTACGAAATTGGAGTACAAATTTTAGAGGAGAGTTTTTAATTCATTCTCCATTAAAAATAAGAAGAGATGATTGTATTAGATTAAAAATGGATAAAAAATTTGTTACAGGTGCAATTATTGGTAAAGCAGAGATTTACGATATAAAAAAATACAATTCATTAAAAGAAATAAAATTAGATAAAAAATTTCATTTGTCATCAAAAAAATTTCAAAATAAGACTTATGGATTCATGTTAAGAAACCCTAAATCATTTAGAATTCCAGTTCCACAGAAGGGTCAATTAGGATTATTTGATTTCAAAATACCTAAAATAAAAAATAGAGACATTATTACAGATATCATGGATAAAGAGCATAGCTATCAATTGATAGGACATCATTAG
- a CDS encoding thrombospondin type 3 repeat-containing protein, with product MKKQYLLGFLILLTTTIGMFPSGVYANEAIDSDGDGVPNNLDQCPHLLEDYDPQYGNNIDGCPADFVPWYDEDYDGIQDHIDNCPTLKETYNRFQDEDGCPDTLPGTKVGGSPDSDGDGINDYKDHCPNQPETFNGILDLDGCPDNYILKTDRDQDGIPDAIDACPTAKETWNKFQDDDGCPDIISKSFVVDSDNDGILNIHDTCILELETYNFFQDDDGCPDVNNIQPDSDGDGIPDVIDMCPTQNETWNKYFDTDGCPDTLPVGNVIIDSDGDGINDNVDLCINEKETWNKYLDNDGCPDIAPEQSRYKHDADLDGIINQNDLCPFDPEDYDGDRDTDGCPDQ from the coding sequence AAAAACAATATCTTTTAGGATTTTTGATTTTACTTACTACCACCATTGGAATGTTTCCAAGTGGAGTATATGCTAATGAAGCAATTGATTCTGACGGTGATGGAGTTCCAAATAACCTAGATCAATGCCCTCATCTTCTAGAAGACTATGATCCACAATATGGAAATAACATTGATGGTTGTCCAGCAGACTTTGTACCATGGTATGATGAAGATTATGATGGCATTCAAGACCACATTGATAATTGTCCAACTCTAAAAGAGACATACAACAGATTCCAAGATGAAGATGGTTGCCCTGATACACTTCCAGGAACTAAAGTTGGAGGATCTCCAGATTCTGACGGTGATGGAATTAATGATTATAAAGATCATTGCCCAAACCAACCTGAAACTTTTAATGGAATTCTTGATTTAGATGGATGTCCAGATAATTATATTTTAAAAACTGATAGAGATCAAGATGGAATTCCAGATGCAATAGATGCATGTCCAACTGCTAAAGAAACATGGAATAAATTCCAAGATGATGACGGCTGTCCAGATATTATTTCCAAATCATTTGTCGTTGATTCAGATAATGATGGAATATTGAATATCCATGATACATGCATACTGGAACTTGAAACTTATAATTTCTTCCAAGATGATGACGGCTGCCCAGATGTTAATAACATACAACCTGATTCTGACGGTGATGGTATTCCAGATGTAATCGATATGTGTCCCACACAAAATGAAACATGGAACAAATATTTTGACACTGATGGCTGTCCAGATACTTTACCAGTTGGAAATGTCATAATTGATAGTGATGGTGATGGAATAAACGATAATGTTGATTTGTGTATAAATGAAAAAGAAACCTGGAACAAGTATCTTGATAATGACGGCTGTCCAGACATTGCACCTGAGCAGTCAAGATACAAGCATGATGCTGATTTGGATGGTATTATCAATCAAAATGATCTCTGTCCATTTGATCCTGAAGACTATGATGGAGACAGAGATACAGATGGATGTCCTGACCAATAG
- a CDS encoding thrombospondin type 3 repeat-containing protein, protein MKKQYLLGFLILLTTTIGMFPSGVYANEAIDSDGDGVPNNLDYCPHLLEDYDPQYGNNIDGCPADFVPWYDADYDGIQDHIDNCPTVKETYNRFQDEDGCPDTLPGTKVGGSPDSDGDGYPDYMDLCPNRPETFNGIDDKDGCPDDASSLKDTDRDGISDNLDACPLESETYNFYLDQDGCPDNVDTLTTQYQFPDSDGDGIDDRWDQCLNEPENYNDYLDKDGCPDVPGISQSALPDSDYDLIPDIYDACPFERENYNKFQDSDGCPDEIELSVSGDSDGDGIPNSVDQCPYSKETYNKFQDDDGCPDTLPGTKVGGSPDSDGDGIVDNLDRCPNQPETYNGFLDSDGCPDNSDSILDSDNDGILNINDACILEPETYNFFQDSDGCPDSNDSMTSSYLFPDSDGDGIDDRWDQCLNEPENYNDYLDKDGCPDVPGISQSALPDSDYDLIPDIYDACPFERENYNKFQDSDGCPDEIELSVSGDSDGDGIPNSVDQCPYSKETYNKFQDDDGCPDTLPGTKVGGSPDSDGDGIVDNLDRCPNQPETYNGFLDSDGCPDNSDSILDSDNDGILNINDACILEPETYNFFQDSDGCPDSNDSMTSSYLFPDSDGDGIDDRWDQCLNEPENYNDYLDKDGCPDVPGISQSALPDSDYDGIADHLDQCPMIAERYNGFQDEDGCPDSIDYQAIGDGDADGIYDDVDQCPLDKETYNKFQDDDGCPDSVADNLTTHDSDGDGIVDNLDLCPNRPETFNSIDDKDGCPDNDLGIRDADRDGISDNLDSCPINPETYNKFQDEDGCPDTADTLTTQYQFPDSDGDGIEDRWDSCINEPENYNDYLDKDGCPDVPGAQSTAPTYTDLDNDGYPDVIDSCPINPETWNKYNDHDGCPDTAPEQQRFVHDDDLDGIINDEDLCPFDPEDYDGDRDNDGCPDY, encoded by the coding sequence ATGAAAAAACAATATCTTTTAGGATTTTTGATTTTACTTACTACCACCATTGGAATGTTTCCAAGTGGAGTATATGCTAATGAAGCAATTGATTCTGACGGTGATGGAGTTCCAAATAACCTCGATTACTGTCCTCATCTTCTAGAAGACTATGATCCACAATATGGAAATAACATTGATGGTTGTCCAGCAGACTTTGTACCATGGTATGATGCTGATTATGATGGCATTCAAGACCACATTGATAATTGTCCAACTGTAAAAGAGACATACAACAGATTCCAAGATGAAGATGGCTGTCCTGATACACTTCCAGGAACTAAAGTTGGAGGATCTCCAGATTCTGACGGTGATGGATATCCTGATTATATGGATTTGTGTCCAAATCGTCCTGAAACATTCAATGGCATTGATGATAAAGACGGTTGTCCTGATGATGCTTCAAGTTTAAAAGATACTGATAGAGATGGAATTTCTGATAATTTAGATGCGTGTCCTCTAGAATCTGAAACCTACAACTTCTACTTGGATCAAGACGGCTGCCCTGATAATGTAGATACACTCACTACACAATACCAATTCCCAGATTCTGACGGTGATGGAATTGATGATAGATGGGATCAATGTTTAAACGAACCTGAAAACTATAATGATTATCTAGATAAAGATGGCTGTCCAGATGTACCTGGAATTTCACAATCTGCATTACCTGATTCTGATTATGATCTGATTCCAGATATATATGACGCATGTCCATTTGAGCGTGAAAACTATAACAAATTCCAAGATTCTGACGGCTGTCCCGATGAAATTGAACTTTCAGTCTCAGGTGATTCTGACGGTGATGGAATTCCTAATAGTGTTGATCAATGTCCTTATTCTAAAGAAACTTACAACAAATTCCAAGATGATGACGGTTGCCCTGATACACTTCCAGGAACTAAAGTTGGAGGATCTCCAGATTCTGACGGTGATGGAATTGTTGATAATCTAGATCGTTGTCCAAACCAACCAGAAACATATAATGGATTTTTAGATTCTGACGGCTGTCCTGATAACTCTGACTCTATTCTTGATTCAGATAATGATGGAATATTGAATATCAATGATGCATGCATACTGGAACCTGAAACTTATAATTTCTTCCAAGATTCTGACGGCTGCCCAGATTCAAACGATTCTATGACTTCATCCTATCTATTCCCAGATTCTGACGGTGATGGAATTGATGATAGATGGGATCAATGTTTAAACGAACCTGAAAACTATAATGATTATCTAGATAAAGATGGCTGTCCAGATGTACCTGGAATTTCACAATCTGCATTACCTGATTCTGATTATGATCTGATTCCAGATATATATGACGCATGTCCATTTGAGCGTGAAAACTATAACAAATTCCAAGATTCTGACGGCTGTCCCGATGAAATTGAACTTTCAGTCTCAGGTGATTCTGACGGTGATGGAATTCCTAATAGTGTTGATCAATGTCCTTATTCTAAAGAAACTTACAACAAATTCCAAGATGATGACGGTTGCCCTGATACACTTCCAGGAACTAAAGTTGGAGGATCTCCAGATTCTGACGGTGATGGAATTGTTGATAATCTAGATCGTTGTCCAAACCAACCAGAAACATATAATGGATTTTTAGATTCTGACGGCTGTCCTGATAACTCTGACTCTATTCTTGATTCAGATAATGATGGAATATTGAATATCAATGATGCATGCATACTGGAACCTGAAACTTATAATTTCTTCCAAGATTCTGACGGCTGCCCAGATTCAAACGATTCTATGACTTCATCCTATCTATTCCCAGATTCTGACGGTGATGGAATTGATGATAGATGGGATCAATGTTTAAACGAACCTGAAAACTATAATGATTATCTAGATAAAGATGGCTGTCCAGATGTACCTGGAATTTCACAATCTGCATTACCTGATTCTGATTATGACGGTATAGCAGATCATTTAGATCAGTGTCCAATGATTGCTGAAAGATATAATGGCTTCCAAGATGAAGATGGCTGTCCCGATAGTATTGATTATCAAGCAATAGGTGATGGTGATGCCGACGGTATCTATGATGATGTAGATCAATGCCCTCTTGATAAAGAAACTTACAACAAATTCCAAGATGATGATGGCTGTCCAGACTCAGTTGCAGATAATTTAACCACTCATGATTCTGACGGTGATGGAATTGTTGATAACCTTGACTTGTGTCCAAATCGTCCTGAAACATTCAATAGCATTGATGATAAAGACGGTTGTCCTGATAATGATCTTGGTATAAGAGATGCTGATAGAGATGGAATTTCTGATAATTTAGATTCATGTCCTATAAATCCTGAAACTTACAACAAATTCCAAGATGAAGATGGCTGCCCTGACACTGCAGATACACTCACTACACAATACCAATTCCCAGATTCTGACGGTGATGGAATTGAAGATAGATGGGACTCATGCATTAATGAGCCTGAAAACTATAATGATTATCTAGATAAAGATGGCTGTCCAGATGTACCTGGTGCACAATCAACTGCTCCTACATATACTGATTTAGATAATGATGGTTATCCAGATGTAATTGATTCATGTCCAATAAATCCTGAAACATGGAATAAATACAATGATCATGACGGTTGCCCTGATACTGCTCCAGAACAGCAAAGATTTGTACATGACGATGATCTAGATGGCATCATTAATGATGAAGATCTCTGTCCATTTGATCCTGAAGACTATGATGGAGATAGAGATAATGATGGTTGCCCTGATTACTGA
- a CDS encoding pyridoxal-phosphate dependent enzyme: MSEIEGKEIDSILLKRFEDEIWCNVPHLEDAKIINPTPLVDLTEDLIECAKTIYKLDLDDKDLKVYGKFDSTLLSGSIKVRAASHIIHNAILSGKLRRDQTVIEATSGNFGIALGQLSKLGINVVVLVSRKLQEGVFKELRNENIRIMDLDMDICPAPGMENKANELAAKATAGNVRSQLSDLGFNPEIFDKNIQEIEALLAKQDIINLARFLAKIYDLFCPKQYDNELNTDVHRTITAPEIDQQLYEKGDSLKDYHIICSFGTGGTSGGLSQYMTEKYDKKSIHVVFPIPGQDVAGIRTKSKALGLKLYNPDLYAAEHEVDFEKAKFLLKFFVDKGHNIGESTALALYSTIQMFSSGNNKKVVVIVADGIEKYKKNFEQIGENKLSMNISIDDAALIAKDYDRIIWVHTQYTPREKGIELIAKSLGIDKSKISVPKAKTIEQLLQTQQIPNEFKKELEGTKGKSLLVCMAGNTSLMTAQVLASKGIITQSLNGGITNLPEGRGKNPGELIKVATE, encoded by the coding sequence ATGAGTGAGATTGAAGGAAAAGAAATCGATAGTATTTTACTAAAAAGATTTGAGGATGAAATATGGTGTAATGTACCTCACTTAGAAGATGCAAAGATTATCAATCCTACTCCATTAGTTGATCTTACTGAAGATTTGATAGAATGTGCTAAAACCATTTATAAATTAGATCTGGATGATAAAGATTTGAAAGTTTATGGTAAGTTTGATTCTACATTACTAAGTGGCTCAATCAAAGTCAGAGCAGCAAGTCATATAATTCATAACGCAATACTTTCTGGAAAGTTGAGAAGAGATCAGACAGTAATTGAAGCTACCTCAGGAAATTTTGGAATAGCATTAGGACAATTATCAAAACTTGGAATTAATGTGGTTGTACTTGTTTCAAGAAAATTACAAGAAGGAGTCTTTAAAGAATTAAGAAATGAAAATATTCGAATTATGGATTTAGATATGGATATTTGTCCAGCACCAGGAATGGAGAATAAAGCAAATGAGTTAGCTGCAAAAGCAACTGCAGGAAATGTTAGATCTCAATTGTCAGATCTTGGATTTAATCCTGAAATTTTTGACAAAAATATTCAAGAGATAGAAGCATTGCTAGCAAAACAGGACATCATAAATTTGGCAAGGTTTCTTGCAAAAATTTATGATTTATTTTGCCCAAAACAGTATGATAATGAATTGAACACGGATGTTCATAGAACTATTACGGCTCCTGAAATTGATCAACAGCTGTATGAGAAGGGTGATTCATTAAAGGACTATCATATTATTTGTTCATTTGGTACAGGGGGAACTTCTGGAGGTTTGAGTCAGTATATGACTGAAAAATATGATAAAAAATCAATTCATGTAGTATTTCCTATTCCTGGTCAAGATGTTGCAGGAATTAGAACTAAAAGCAAAGCTTTGGGATTGAAATTATATAACCCTGACCTATACGCTGCAGAACATGAAGTAGATTTTGAAAAAGCAAAGTTTCTTCTCAAGTTTTTTGTAGATAAAGGTCATAATATAGGAGAGAGTACAGCGCTAGCATTGTATTCAACAATTCAAATGTTCAGTTCAGGAAATAATAAAAAAGTGGTCGTAATAGTGGCAGATGGAATTGAAAAATACAAAAAGAATTTTGAGCAAATAGGAGAAAATAAACTATCAATGAATATTTCTATAGATGATGCAGCATTAATAGCAAAAGACTATGATCGAATTATTTGGGTTCATACACAATATACACCACGTGAGAAAGGAATTGAATTAATAGCAAAATCATTGGGTATTGATAAATCAAAAATTTCCGTACCTAAAGCAAAAACTATAGAGCAATTATTACAAACTCAACAAATTCCAAATGAGTTTAAAAAAGAATTAGAAGGAACAAAAGGAAAATCATTACTAGTATGTATGGCTGGGAATACTTCGTTAATGACTGCACAAGTTTTAGCCAGTAAGGGAATAATTACGCAAAGTTTGAATGGCGGAATTACAAATTTACCGGAAGGACGAGGTAAAAACCCTGGTGAATTAATTAAGGTAGCAACTGAATAA
- the dusB gene encoding tRNA dihydrouridine synthase DusB, whose protein sequence is MLPNFSSRAFLAPMAGVSDPALRLQCKNMGAGLVVTEFTNIHSIVAKENQLKENMQTIREFIEYSEQERPLSVQLFGSDLIALEKAAKIVEPYFDMIDYNMGCPAPHITKQMAGGALLQEVNLTQQIFRTLVNAVKKPVTLKIRSGVTNASRFLFRDIAEIAEDEGIQMITLHPRTVSQGYSGNADWAMIKELKEISNLPIVGNGDITTPEDAKAMIDETGCDYVMIGRGAMGNPFLFEQINDYLKTNSYSEYSFKDRLDSFFDYLHITSRYKIKFANIKSQAIRFTRGMYCGSKLRSKITTSKNIEELKKIMNDAYNK, encoded by the coding sequence ATGCTTCCAAATTTTTCAAGTAGAGCATTTTTAGCTCCTATGGCTGGAGTCAGTGATCCTGCACTTCGACTACAATGTAAAAACATGGGAGCTGGTCTTGTTGTTACAGAATTTACCAATATCCATAGTATTGTAGCTAAAGAAAACCAACTTAAAGAAAACATGCAAACAATACGAGAATTCATTGAATATTCAGAACAAGAACGCCCACTATCTGTTCAGCTGTTCGGTTCTGATCTTATTGCATTAGAAAAAGCTGCAAAAATTGTAGAACCTTATTTTGATATGATTGATTACAATATGGGTTGTCCTGCACCTCATATTACTAAACAAATGGCTGGAGGAGCTCTTTTACAAGAAGTTAATCTAACTCAGCAAATATTTCGCACACTTGTAAATGCCGTAAAAAAACCTGTAACTCTCAAAATTCGTTCCGGTGTGACAAATGCCAGTAGATTTCTTTTTAGAGATATTGCTGAAATTGCTGAAGATGAGGGAATTCAAATGATTACTCTTCATCCAAGAACTGTAAGTCAAGGTTATTCTGGAAATGCAGATTGGGCAATGATTAAAGAACTAAAAGAAATTTCCAACCTGCCTATTGTTGGAAATGGGGATATCACTACTCCTGAAGATGCTAAAGCTATGATTGATGAGACTGGTTGTGATTATGTCATGATTGGTCGTGGTGCAATGGGAAACCCATTTTTATTCGAGCAAATTAATGATTATCTAAAAACTAATTCCTATAGCGAATATTCTTTTAAAGATCGATTGGATTCTTTTTTTGATTATTTACACATTACAAGTAGGTATAAAATCAAATTTGCAAATATTAAGAGTCAGGCTATACGATTTACAAGAGGTATGTATTGTGGTTCTAAACTTCGTTCAAAAATTACCACTTCAAAAAATATTGAGGAACTAAAGAAAATTATGAATGATGCATATAACAAATAG
- a CDS encoding Lrp/AsnC ligand binding domain-containing protein: MATAYVLINCELGSEDAVISELKSINGVVEVHGTFGAYDILAKVESNLVEALRETITWKIRKIPKIRSTLTLMGIEGQQ, encoded by the coding sequence ATGGCAACAGCTTATGTTCTCATAAACTGTGAACTTGGTTCTGAAGATGCAGTAATCTCAGAATTAAAATCCATTAACGGAGTTGTTGAAGTACATGGTACATTTGGTGCATATGATATCTTAGCTAAAGTTGAATCCAATCTGGTAGAAGCATTGCGTGAAACCATCACTTGGAAGATTAGAAAAATCCCAAAAATTAGATCAACTTTGACATTGATGGGAATTGAAGGTCAACAATAA
- a CDS encoding P-II family nitrogen regulator, whose protein sequence is MKRIEATVHIDKTGAVSEAIKGIVGGFTILEGNGRGSGQRQTIRAGRGTGTFIAEFNKVATISTIVNDLDVDKITTAITNAAFTGNPGDGIIVISSVDDTINIASKKRGNDAL, encoded by the coding sequence ATGAAACGAATTGAGGCAACTGTACATATTGATAAAACTGGTGCAGTATCAGAAGCAATAAAAGGAATAGTTGGCGGATTTACCATTCTTGAAGGTAATGGAAGAGGTTCTGGACAAAGACAAACCATAAGGGCAGGTAGAGGAACAGGTACTTTTATTGCTGAATTCAACAAAGTTGCAACGATTAGTACAATTGTGAATGACTTGGATGTGGACAAAATAACCACCGCAATTACAAATGCAGCATTTACTGGAAACCCAGGAGATGGCATCATAGTGATATCATCAGTTGATGATACCATCAACATTGCATCAAAAAAGAGAGGTAATGATGCTCTCTAA